The genome window AAGATGTAAAATTATCTTCCGTATAAGAACGATCGTCGGCAATTCTATGCCGAAAGTCATTACTGCCAACACTTGTCCTTTTGACCAAACAAAGTTTTGACTATTGTTGCAAAGGAACATAGTGATATGATGCAAGCATTTAttgatttatgaaaaatatatgtttgatattatatttgaaaaggatttaaataaaaaaatacaaatattatgattaaatcaattttgaatatatatatatatatatatattattaaatcatATGATCAATATTCTATACACAATTATTTAATCTGATTTTAGCTTTATATTTCCATTAAAAAAATTGTAGAATTATTATATTTCACGCAAAACCCCACCCCAGATATCTCTATTTAAAGACACACCTTTCGCAGTTGATCTTCCATTCTCGATCGTCACCATGGCAAACGTTCCGGCTGTGCAACTTCTCCAGGCCGCGAAGTTTGTGCTCAGCATCGCCGCCGGAGGATTTCTTCTCGTTTGCCAGCGGCCCATGGACTACCCCATTTTTGTTGCCGCCATGTACCTCCTGGTGATCGCAGCCATCCTGCTGCTCTACTTCTCGCTGGGCCGTCCACAGCTGGGATCGACAGTCGCCACCACCGCCGATGGCTTCCGGTCGGCCACAATTCCTGATCTTGTTTCTCTCTCCGTTACAGATTCTGATCAAATTCCATCATCGAGCTTAGGGTTTCAGCTGACCGACTGCTCAACACTGCCAAGTTCGTGCTCTGCATCGCCGCCGGAGGATTTCTTCTCGTTTGCCAGCGGCCCATGGACTTCCCCATTTTTGTTGCCGCCATGTACCTCCTGGTGATCGCAGCCATCCTGCTGCTCTACTTCTCGTTGGGCCGTCCACAGCTGGGATCGACAGTCGCCACCACCGCCGATGGCTTCCGGTCAGCCACAATTCCTGATCTTGTTTCTCTCTCCGTTACAGATTCTGATCAAATTTCATCATCGAGCTCAGGGTTTCAGCCGACCGACTGCTCAACACTGCCAAGTTCGTGCTCTGCTTCGCCACCGGAGGAATTCTTCTCGTTTGCCAGCGGCCCACGGACTTCCGCAGCTTTGTCGCCGCCATGTACCTCATGATGACCCTAGGCTTCCTGCTGCTCTACCTTTCCCTGGCTCGACCTCATCTGGGATCCACAACGGCGACGACCGCCGCCGATGATTCCTGGTGAGCcacagttctctctctctctctctccccagtgCAGCTTCTGATCAAATTCGTTCATTGTGTGGCCAGCGTTCCAACAGAGCAGCTTCTCAAGGTTGCAAAGTTCGTGCTCGCCATCTCCACCGTAGGTTTTCTTCTTGTTTGCCAGTCGCCCATGGACTACCCCAGTTATGCCATGACCATGTACCTCCTGATGACACTAGGCTTCCTTCTGCTATACCTTTCCATGTGTCGTTCACGACTGGGATGGACAACGACCAGCTGATGGTTCCCAGCGAGCCACAATTACTGTTCCTGCACGCCCTCTTTTCCCTCGCGCACCCTCCTTGATCGTTTAATATTTCGGGTCGATGTGCGTCACTTATGGCGAATTAGTTTCTGTTAGCTTGGAGTTCAGCAGTCGTTGGTGTCGTTCTACTCTGCTCAGTCGTAGGTCCTATTTCCACTAGTTGTGGTTGCACGAGACAATTTGTTCTTGTATCTTCCCACAGTATGGTTTGATCTTTGTTTTGCACTTCGTCTCAGTGATGCTTTGCTCATATACTTTCTTCCAATCATCTTTCATCACGTACTTTACACTTCTTATTGCTGTTTGTATGCCTTCCATCATATGAGTTAGATGAACAGCGAAGATCCAAAGTTGCTTaaacttttcttctcctcttccaatCGAAACACTTTGGTGGATTTGGAGAGGACATTCTTCTCGATATTTCTAATACAAGTCTCGTATGCCTGAAACAATATCTCCtcccttttccttctttcttgttcCTTGATTCTCCCCCACGAAACCGTGCTGTCGTTTTCCTTCTTCCTTGCATTCTTTTCATCTGTTTCTGTTTTCTTCTCGTGAAGACTTTGTCGTCTTACTTCTTTTAGAAATTGGTCCTCTTATGGCAGTTGACGGAGAAGATTATTGTGATTTCGTTATCGCTCTTATGCGAGTATAATACGCTTTATTTGACAGGGATTCTGTAGATTGTTTCTAAAACACACGTACACGCACacgtaaatatataaatatatatatatgcgagtATAAAACGTTTTTTTGACTTGATAGGGATTTtgtacggtatatatatatatatatatatatatattatttgagaCATAATGGATGTTGTATTTAAGTATTCTACTTTTTGATACTggatttataggtttagaagttccagatctagcacaaccggtcatcggaagTGGCAACCAACTTTATGATGACTGTTGagtttcgatagaggatcatccactctcgatttcataataggaatatctcatgtgttcttgttcagacaaattCATGGTCAGAGTCATTCAGAAGGAGAAAAAATgaattctccgagagaatccgattagaatgagactcgagtagaaatcgtatggatcTGATAACACTatacccgatatatggtctttgggatattagatagatgagtgactatagatatatggtaattaaggacaaatatgtccaaaggattagattctcctatatcgtttgaggaTTATGGTATAGTAgcatagtacgtccgcagtcgatgagtcgagtgaattattatagagataataattcattgagccaaaaggagttctgacatgtatgactcatggtcatctcaatattgggcctagagggttacatacaTATGATAGACATTATGATaattagaggttcggatataagatatacgTCGGAGtccttattttattggatatccaataagctcttgaattattggatcatatggatgagatccaataagagcgaataagagattattagatagaaatctactaatctaagtgacttgggtagttggatggagattcaatacccaatagggtaggatccattatggttagttGATAaatggcctctataaataggagagaaccaaacacccataggctagaggtttcttaGTTTTCACTtcatattctcctcttcccttctctttctcatATTGCATGTATAGAGTTTTGGGTAACGATTgaaggagcatcatcgtagccctattatgtggatcaccactagagaggagggcgcttgacctcattcatacTCTCTTACATATCTGTagtgattcaaggatatacgatcttcctatgtaaaacacaatctttcatatatgcagcTTTTAGTTTTGTGAATTTTATGCACAAATCTTCGTATGACGATGAACATATAATTAGTAAATTtagagatttttgttttatgttatttcgttgtgcatgtgatgtcactcttAGATCACTCTACAGTAAACAATATAAAGAAAAAGGCAAAGAAGAGAAGAtataccaattttatagtggttcgatcatcataacctacatccactctcgattccccctccgttgaggtcacttgcctccactattgatcttttttcaataggtgaagatcaactatcctct of Musa acuminata AAA Group cultivar baxijiao chromosome BXJ1-7, Cavendish_Baxijiao_AAA, whole genome shotgun sequence contains these proteins:
- the LOC135679993 gene encoding uncharacterized protein LOC135679993; protein product: MANVPAVQLLQAAKFVLSIAAGGFLLVCQRPMDYPIFVAAMYLLVIAAILLLYFSLGRPQLGSTVATTADGFRVSADRLLNTAKFVLCIAAGGFLLVCQRPMDFPIFVAAMYLLVIAAILLLYFSLGRPQLGSTVATTADGFRVSADRLLNTAKFVLCFATGGILLVCQRPTDFRSFVAAMYLMMTLGFLLLYLSLARPHLGSTTATTAADDSCVPTEQLLKVAKFVLAISTVGFLLVCQSPMDYPSYAMTMYLLMTLGFLLLYLSMCRSRLGWTTTS